ATCGCCTAACATTAACAAAAGCCCCCTTTTGGCGGTTAACTTATTATTACTTCGTGAATTAAGGGAGATTTCCTCTTTTAAGTATTTGGAAAAAGGACATAAAAAAACTGACGAGCCTCGCTACATCATCACGATGTGCAAGGCTCGTCAGGTCGTGCTACTCTTGGTACTAATAAATATCCCTCCTATGAATTTGCAGCCACCAAATGCGGCGCCATACCAGGCAGGATTCCTCTCTTAGTCTCCTGAGCAGACATATCCTTTGCACCAAATTCTCTGGTTAAGAAGTTGCATGCATCCCAGGGATTCACTGAATCACCACAGGTAAAGACATCAACCGCAGCGTAACCTAATTCAGGCCAGGTATGAATAGCCAGGTGGCTTTCACTAATTACTACTACACCACTAACTCCCTGTGGACTAAATTTGTGAAAAACATATTCGCGGACCTCAGCCCCCGATTCCAGTGCTGCGTTAACCATAATTTCCTCAACCTTCTTAACATCATTGAGGATTTCAAAATCACAGCCATAGATTTCAGCCAAGACATGGCGGCCCAAAGGT
This genomic interval from Desulforamulus reducens MI-1 contains the following:
- the speD gene encoding adenosylmethionine decarboxylase, encoding MKPLGRHVLAEIYGCDFEILNDVKKVEEIMVNAALESGAEVREYVFHKFSPQGVSGVVVISESHLAIHTWPELGYAAVDVFTCGDSVNPWDACNFLTREFGAKDMSAQETKRGILPGMAPHLVAANS